A genomic segment from bacterium encodes:
- a CDS encoding PQQ-binding-like beta-propeller repeat protein encodes MHTYLISRGIILVCCLLMFGCVPSFKKFRQTDDVNSGFIQHRVNANGNAVTESKGEPLSRVVFERKLNSAVSAQIVGNSQFIVVPTYNKRIYFLNPQNGDEMTALVTESAVSDAAALRNELLYYAEEAGGDRLVCFNLVSGKIVWQQRMRDPQGAPIIEGDEVLIGASDGDVFCLNRWTGDSVWVHSSKRTIYPTVSANSEIVVFGTDSGEIVALDRKKGERLWSFSAHGAIYAQALIEGLVYCGSADGSMYALQPKTGELVWKFETTNQIHTTPVLVDGRLVFGSDDNTVYCLSATDGGVLWKYETSGIVHASPIAIGRTFVVANSAGGVYQFGFDGTKMAEFQVRGSVEAPPAFINGMLYIGTTQRRVYAFGSAQAPANVP; translated from the coding sequence TTGCACACATATTTGATTAGTCGCGGGATCATTCTGGTTTGCTGTTTGTTGATGTTCGGCTGTGTGCCGTCGTTCAAGAAGTTCAGGCAGACGGACGATGTAAATTCGGGGTTCATCCAGCATCGCGTTAACGCTAACGGCAATGCGGTGACGGAATCCAAGGGCGAGCCGCTTAGCCGGGTAGTATTCGAACGCAAATTGAACTCGGCGGTGTCGGCGCAGATTGTCGGCAACTCGCAATTCATCGTTGTGCCGACTTACAACAAGCGCATCTATTTTCTGAATCCGCAAAACGGCGACGAAATGACGGCATTGGTTACGGAGTCGGCTGTCAGCGATGCTGCTGCGTTGCGAAACGAATTGCTCTATTATGCAGAAGAGGCGGGCGGCGACCGGTTGGTTTGCTTCAATCTTGTCAGCGGAAAGATAGTGTGGCAGCAGCGAATGAGAGACCCGCAAGGTGCGCCAATTATTGAAGGCGACGAGGTGCTGATCGGCGCCAGCGACGGAGATGTATTTTGTCTCAATCGGTGGACGGGTGATAGCGTGTGGGTGCATTCTTCCAAACGAACGATCTATCCGACAGTGTCGGCGAATTCCGAGATCGTGGTGTTTGGAACGGATTCAGGCGAGATAGTGGCGCTTGATCGAAAGAAAGGCGAACGACTGTGGTCGTTCTCGGCACACGGGGCAATCTATGCGCAGGCGTTGATTGAGGGACTGGTTTACTGCGGTTCGGCGGATGGAAGTATGTATGCTTTGCAGCCAAAGACAGGTGAGCTGGTATGGAAGTTCGAGACGACGAATCAGATTCACACGACGCCGGTATTAGTGGACGGCCGATTGGTTTTCGGCAGCGATGACAACACGGTGTACTGTCTCAGCGCGACAGACGGCGGCGTATTGTGGAAATATGAGACGAGTGGAATTGTACATGCTTCACCGATTGCGATTGGCCGGACATTCGTAGTGGCGAACAGCGCAGGAGGAGTCTATCAATTCGGGTTTGACGGAACCAAGATGGCGGAGTTCCAGGTGCGTGGTTCCGTTGAGGCGCCGCCGGCTTTCATTAACGGAATGCTCTACATCGGAACCACACAGAGGCGAGTCTACGCGTTTGGTTCGGCGCAAGCGCCTGCCAATGTGCCATAA
- a CDS encoding Hsp20/alpha crystallin family protein: MYLTVSRPRNRFGLMNGEIDRMFNEIFNGGSVVESEVGWVPRADVHETDETFLIQLDVPGIDKNDIKVKFEDNTLIVSGERKYENKEEDKNYRHVERIYGTFTRTLKLPKDVDAQKIAANYKNGVLEITLPKAEEVKPKEIEIKIG, translated from the coding sequence ATGTATCTCACAGTATCAAGACCCCGCAATCGGTTCGGCCTGATGAATGGCGAAATCGACCGTATGTTCAACGAAATCTTCAACGGTGGATCAGTTGTCGAAAGCGAAGTCGGCTGGGTGCCGCGCGCTGATGTGCACGAAACCGATGAGACGTTCCTGATTCAGCTGGATGTTCCGGGAATCGACAAGAACGACATCAAGGTGAAGTTCGAAGACAACACCCTGATTGTCAGCGGTGAGCGGAAATACGAGAACAAGGAAGAGGACAAGAATTACCGCCACGTCGAGCGAATCTACGGCACGTTCACCAGAACGTTGAAACTGCCGAAGGACGTCGACGCGCAGAAGATCGCAGCCAACTACAAGAATGGTGTGCTTGAGATCACTCTGCCGAAGGCGGAAGAAGTGAAGCCGAAAGAGATCGAAATCAAGATCGGCTAA
- a CDS encoding HEAT repeat domain-containing protein, translating to MERTVQSTLSPEVLAAFLREVTAAAKKIGIYPAGHPATVKAAERPFTLLRELLESGRAVVFALSEGTLVGDGAPLDAKLMTEGLGKALTESGLSSITFEPGITSEEFELLLAQLNLKKEHRDLLKFSEDRQVRKIRFGKFQYQLVKDNERVISEDEMTFGGGGSGSGSGSGGGSGEYSLDSPEVVQQVERTMSDVLRKYPELLLQIVVRKLGVSGSGGGSGGGVGSGIGPGDGKGGRGTGSGNGGGSSSGSGNGGGSGTGTGGNGEGAGFGGGGSGGGSGSGRGLGIDSEIEWNGNIASAVREGLRALGVASAGGTGSGSGSGTGSGSGSGSGSGSGTGVKFSPDDYKKLKDAFKQVDNEELLGLLISALKVSLGESKGVDRVEVGKTLVGFRELLAERDAIEMLPRLKAEIESLDLVDNDYLREILSADATPKKVAHIEIENFKSDFFMGAVNPSNVDDVLGWLETISDKQYTEDFIKKFYDGMARQGYELTETQHEALLRFASLCAEDAGAQVSREQIHEIRERLSDPAVDLKEFMLLAEMLEKYYLKYIELDLYNEAGVLLDLVIQKQDAEVIYTEGVTEYAAKVYQRMSSAQLAEQLVAKLGKSLELVGKPMIPLLEKFSNLEPILVFASYLNHQDRGVRITLIRILSSFGEKTLNAFKLVLSDRTLTQRPLGKSELPTETWFKLRNLIFVLGNILHPDSVDIVRKFAQDPDDRVVMEALLALEKLGGPESAKVVAKLLQHPTHEIHVKALHALGQIGTQDEYPYVEDYFLHNVTDRQAILPVLIRLDKQRSLSFLAQVLLGESEIYNKLFAKADEELNETIVKTFILLRSVIFDDVLRKYVRISTRSLFGQFRKSESVKMAERYLKTVSTDE from the coding sequence ATGGAGCGCACCGTCCAATCTACATTGTCGCCGGAAGTCCTTGCGGCATTCCTGCGTGAGGTTACAGCTGCAGCCAAGAAGATTGGAATTTACCCTGCTGGACATCCCGCAACAGTCAAAGCCGCTGAACGCCCGTTCACACTTCTTCGCGAACTGTTAGAATCGGGTCGCGCCGTTGTGTTTGCACTAAGCGAGGGAACTTTGGTTGGCGATGGCGCACCGTTAGATGCAAAATTGATGACAGAAGGACTCGGCAAGGCGTTAACCGAATCGGGTTTGTCGTCCATTACTTTTGAGCCGGGTATCACGAGTGAAGAGTTTGAACTGTTGCTCGCCCAGCTTAATCTCAAGAAGGAACATCGAGACCTGCTCAAGTTCTCAGAAGACCGGCAGGTTCGCAAGATCAGGTTCGGCAAATTTCAGTATCAGCTTGTAAAGGATAATGAGCGCGTAATCTCCGAAGATGAAATGACTTTCGGTGGCGGCGGCTCTGGAAGCGGAAGCGGTTCCGGTGGTGGTTCGGGAGAGTACTCGCTGGACTCGCCCGAGGTAGTGCAACAGGTCGAGCGCACGATGTCGGATGTACTGCGCAAGTACCCTGAGCTACTGCTTCAAATCGTCGTTCGCAAACTCGGAGTCAGCGGCAGCGGAGGTGGAAGCGGCGGCGGTGTTGGCTCGGGAATTGGTCCTGGAGACGGTAAAGGCGGACGCGGAACCGGCTCAGGAAATGGCGGAGGCAGCAGCAGCGGCTCAGGCAATGGTGGCGGCAGCGGTACGGGTACCGGAGGAAATGGCGAAGGAGCAGGCTTCGGCGGCGGAGGCTCAGGAGGCGGATCAGGCAGCGGGCGCGGCTTAGGTATCGATAGCGAAATTGAATGGAATGGCAATATTGCCAGCGCTGTGCGTGAAGGATTACGTGCGCTGGGAGTTGCTTCAGCGGGCGGTACAGGCTCCGGTTCCGGCAGTGGTACGGGCAGCGGTTCTGGAAGCGGCTCAGGGAGTGGATCGGGAACCGGTGTCAAGTTTTCGCCGGACGACTATAAGAAACTCAAGGACGCATTCAAGCAGGTTGACAACGAAGAGCTGCTTGGGCTTTTGATATCGGCCCTGAAAGTCTCACTGGGAGAATCGAAAGGTGTCGACCGAGTCGAAGTTGGCAAAACGTTGGTCGGTTTCCGCGAGTTGCTTGCCGAACGCGACGCGATTGAAATGCTACCGCGACTCAAGGCGGAAATCGAGAGCCTTGATCTTGTAGACAACGATTATTTGCGAGAGATTCTTTCGGCTGACGCGACTCCGAAAAAAGTGGCGCATATCGAGATTGAGAACTTCAAGTCAGATTTCTTCATGGGAGCCGTGAATCCGAGCAATGTTGACGATGTACTCGGCTGGCTGGAGACGATCAGCGATAAACAATATACCGAAGACTTCATCAAGAAATTCTACGATGGGATGGCGCGGCAGGGTTACGAGCTGACAGAAACGCAGCACGAGGCGCTATTGCGGTTTGCTTCGCTGTGTGCGGAAGACGCAGGCGCCCAGGTTTCGCGCGAGCAGATTCATGAAATCCGCGAGCGGCTATCGGACCCGGCAGTCGATCTGAAAGAATTTATGCTGTTGGCGGAGATGCTTGAGAAGTACTATCTCAAGTACATCGAGCTTGATTTGTATAACGAAGCGGGGGTATTGCTGGATCTGGTGATTCAGAAGCAGGACGCTGAAGTAATATACACCGAGGGCGTGACTGAATATGCCGCCAAGGTGTATCAGCGGATGTCCTCGGCGCAGTTGGCGGAGCAATTGGTAGCCAAGCTGGGCAAGAGCCTTGAACTGGTCGGCAAGCCGATGATTCCTCTGTTGGAGAAGTTCAGCAATCTTGAGCCGATCTTGGTGTTTGCGAGTTACCTGAACCATCAGGATCGCGGCGTTCGAATCACACTGATTCGAATCCTGTCGAGCTTTGGAGAGAAGACTCTTAACGCATTCAAACTGGTATTGTCGGATCGAACTCTGACTCAGCGACCGCTGGGCAAGTCGGAGCTTCCGACCGAGACGTGGTTCAAACTGCGGAATTTGATCTTCGTGTTGGGTAATATCTTGCATCCGGACTCGGTGGACATTGTCCGCAAATTCGCACAGGATCCAGATGACCGCGTGGTTATGGAAGCTTTGCTGGCGCTGGAAAAGCTTGGCGGACCGGAGTCGGCAAAGGTAGTTGCCAAATTGTTGCAACATCCGACCCATGAAATCCATGTTAAAGCCCTGCATGCGCTTGGACAGATCGGCACCCAGGACGAATATCCCTATGTTGAAGACTATTTCCTGCATAATGTGACCGATAGACAGGCGATTCTGCCGGTTCTGATAAGACTGGACAAACAACGGAGCTTAAGCTTCCTTGCCCAAGTTCTCCTTGGCGAGTCAGAAATTTATAACAAACTGTTCGCAAAAGCGGATGAAGAGTTGAACGAGACGATAGTGAAAACGTTTATACTGTTGAGATCGGTGATCTTCGACGATGTTTTGCGCAAATATGTGCGCATTTCAACGCGTTCACTTTTCGGGCAGTTCCGCAAGTCCGAATCCGTAAAAATGGCAGAACGGTATTTAAAGACCGTCTCGACAGATGAATGA
- a CDS encoding DUF3473 domain-containing protein yields the protein MKNILTFDVEEYFQVEAFYGVVPRNEWDTRQSRITMNMMRILDILDEHHAKATFFVLGWVAERHPHLMAMIKARGHELASHGYGHDSIKRLDEKQFREDLMRSIAAIEQASGVRVRGYRAPTFSVDRKKEWIWETLVECGFEYDSSIYPIFHDLYGDPSAPRFPYYINTAAGKLLEIPPTTCTVFGRRLPACGGGSFRLFPYWYTQRATKAYNASGYPSMVYLHPWEIDPTQPREKNAGLKSRLRHYTNLHTVEPKLRRMLSEFPFGSVREVYLEGGFKVSDSMKKDSAKDNTHV from the coding sequence ATGAAGAACATCCTCACGTTTGACGTGGAAGAGTACTTCCAGGTAGAAGCCTTTTATGGTGTTGTCCCGCGCAATGAGTGGGATACGCGCCAGAGCCGCATCACTATGAACATGATGCGAATTCTCGACATCCTGGATGAGCATCACGCCAAAGCGACATTCTTTGTATTGGGCTGGGTAGCAGAACGTCACCCGCATCTAATGGCAATGATCAAGGCACGCGGGCACGAATTAGCTTCGCATGGTTATGGTCACGATTCGATTAAGCGACTCGACGAAAAGCAGTTTCGTGAAGACTTGATGCGTTCGATAGCGGCGATTGAACAAGCATCGGGAGTAAGGGTTCGCGGCTATCGCGCGCCGACATTCTCGGTTGACCGCAAGAAAGAGTGGATTTGGGAAACTCTGGTCGAATGCGGATTCGAATATGATTCAAGCATCTATCCGATTTTCCACGACCTTTACGGCGACCCATCAGCGCCGAGATTCCCGTATTACATCAACACAGCGGCAGGGAAGTTACTGGAGATACCGCCAACGACGTGTACGGTGTTTGGAAGAAGACTGCCGGCATGTGGCGGCGGGAGTTTCCGGCTGTTTCCGTATTGGTATACACAGCGGGCGACGAAGGCTTACAACGCAAGCGGGTATCCATCGATGGTGTACTTGCATCCGTGGGAAATCGATCCGACACAGCCGCGTGAGAAGAATGCGGGATTGAAAAGTCGGCTACGTCACTACACGAATCTCCATACTGTTGAGCCAAAGCTGCGGCGGATGTTGTCGGAGTTTCCGTTCGGGTCTGTTCGCGAAGTCTATCTCGAGGGCGGCTTCAAGGTGTCGGACTCGATGAAGAAAGATTCTGCCAAAGACAACACTCACGTTTAG
- a CDS encoding tetratricopeptide repeat protein has protein sequence METYRLNSRVASNDREYLIQTVNDTSSHQIRSSIFSDGHLLETVEESVYPHMPEQELLELVKTAHKERKEEVESLFERYKEALGSSDVEHIDYLGMALMYKHMHNEAESLFRRAVSIRPDSHEALNHLGMVLMTLHKFPEAVEAFGRCVEAQPKFADYHNNLGEAFLAIGSCKRAMIEFDEAININIYYGDAYYNKALTYILNSIRREDFKLFSEAADKTLEMIERAIVVCPEYQDKNFDEGKQLLSDGDLDGAYHKFLASRDRKKERRFKEFSNVYLKFMLAADKVDEKMLRRRIESLKEAIAKNPHYPDLHYDLAVAYTLMGRFVHSKAIKEYQEALKINPDFDRAKKSLRLAENEFRGFDVLVKAILKG, from the coding sequence ATGGAAACCTACCGTCTCAACTCGCGGGTCGCATCGAATGACCGCGAGTATCTAATCCAAACCGTGAATGACACCAGCAGTCATCAGATTCGGTCATCCATTTTTTCGGATGGTCATCTTCTGGAGACTGTCGAAGAGAGTGTGTATCCACATATGCCGGAGCAAGAGCTTCTGGAACTGGTGAAAACGGCGCATAAGGAACGCAAGGAAGAGGTGGAGAGCCTCTTTGAGCGTTACAAAGAAGCGCTGGGTTCTAGTGATGTGGAGCATATTGACTACCTCGGCATGGCGCTGATGTACAAGCATATGCACAACGAGGCGGAGTCGCTGTTCCGCCGTGCTGTGTCGATACGGCCCGATTCGCATGAAGCGTTGAATCATCTGGGAATGGTGTTGATGACGCTTCACAAGTTTCCGGAGGCGGTGGAAGCATTCGGGCGTTGCGTGGAAGCGCAGCCCAAGTTTGCCGACTATCACAACAATCTTGGCGAGGCATTTCTGGCGATTGGCTCTTGCAAGCGCGCAATGATTGAGTTTGATGAAGCGATCAATATCAACATCTACTATGGCGACGCTTATTATAACAAGGCGCTGACTTACATTCTGAATTCAATTCGGCGCGAAGACTTTAAGTTGTTTTCAGAAGCCGCTGACAAGACGCTGGAGATGATTGAGCGCGCGATTGTTGTTTGCCCTGAGTATCAGGACAAGAATTTTGATGAAGGCAAACAGCTACTGAGCGACGGCGATCTGGATGGCGCGTACCACAAGTTTTTGGCATCGCGCGACCGCAAGAAAGAACGCCGGTTCAAGGAATTCTCGAATGTCTATCTCAAGTTCATGTTGGCTGCGGACAAAGTTGATGAAAAGATGCTGCGCCGCCGCATCGAAAGCTTGAAGGAAGCGATTGCCAAGAACCCGCATTATCCGGACTTGCATTATGATTTGGCGGTTGCGTATACGCTGATGGGCAGATTTGTACATTCAAAGGCGATTAAGGAGTATCAGGAGGCGTTGAAAATCAATCCTGACTTCGACCGCGCCAAAAAGAGCCTGCGGCTGGCTGAGAATGAGTTCCGCGGGTTTGATGTATTAGTGAAAGCCATTCTCAAGGGATAA
- a CDS encoding PD40 domain-containing protein, with product MAALLLLPSVASGQFYFGKNKVQYQPFNWKVLATPHFRIYFYDQESDLAEIAAAAAEESYDLLADKFNHHIFRKIPLIIYSAPTFFTQTNVTPTLLPESVAGFTEFYKGRMVVPFNGSIADFQRVIRHELVHVFTFDKIPSVMSQHRKLSLYGPPLWFTEGLAEFWSREWDSEADMVMADMALEGNLRPIHELEYLSGTFFMYKYGESFCHFVADNYGEDKLQVIFDNWWKTKTFRQVFKLTVGKSLEEVGAEWVYHLKKKYFPELKDSDLPERVSTPLAEKLFAVKPLPLNITYRGASDWIAYKANKLGYSGLYMRSPSTDQEVTLVKGERSPAFESLHLLQSKISGTDDGRIVFVSKRYERDVLYVYNVFEEKITETFEFPKLYQLLSPTWSQDGKSIVFSGASTRGYHDLYLFSVVDSSLKRLTDDIYFDTEPVIDLDGSIVFSSDRCSFGYAGFSNLFRLSLADSTITPLTYGRFNDRAPFISEEGILFSSDRVGVTNTYLLKRGGGLHRVSNFATGAFDPCLHDGKLVFSGYQRFGFNLFSLPLDTTDLEEVQVEEPQYTLWSPTRLGGDEEEGVVDYANEFSFDIAQSAISYDAVFGTIGGFQAVFSDMLGNQMYYVLLSNSASEKSELLESFNVGVTYINKSHRINYGIGAYHLYDEHFDDYEGYYSERQSGVQGLVSYPISKFSRVETSMFARHSFKKRPLFQDERHAILATNYASIIHDNSLWDISGPLDGIRANATVGLTTDFYSGRIFNRLAFVDLRNYLRIRKYSAFATRAFGFISSGEEPQRIYLGGSWSLRGYDRREFYARKVLLFSNELRFPLIDNLFIGFPFGPVGFQAIRGALFFDAGSAWNDDFDRFYGSFGFGARVALGYMAVLRFDFSKKTDFQKLEPGMKFDFFFGWNF from the coding sequence TTGGCGGCGCTGCTGCTTCTACCAAGCGTTGCGTCAGGTCAATTCTATTTTGGGAAGAACAAGGTCCAGTACCAGCCGTTCAACTGGAAAGTGCTGGCGACGCCGCATTTTCGTATCTATTTTTACGATCAGGAAAGCGATCTCGCTGAAATTGCTGCGGCAGCTGCGGAAGAGTCGTACGATCTTCTGGCCGACAAGTTTAATCACCACATATTTCGCAAAATACCGCTGATCATCTACAGCGCGCCTACTTTCTTCACTCAGACAAATGTAACCCCGACCTTATTGCCGGAGAGTGTTGCCGGATTTACCGAGTTCTACAAGGGCCGTATGGTTGTGCCGTTTAACGGCTCGATTGCGGATTTCCAGAGGGTTATCCGGCACGAACTAGTGCATGTGTTCACATTTGACAAGATTCCGTCAGTGATGTCGCAGCATCGGAAACTGAGTTTGTACGGACCGCCACTGTGGTTCACAGAAGGGCTGGCGGAATTTTGGTCGCGCGAGTGGGATTCTGAGGCTGACATGGTGATGGCGGACATGGCGCTGGAAGGCAACCTGCGACCGATCCATGAACTCGAGTACTTGTCGGGCACGTTCTTCATGTACAAGTACGGCGAGTCGTTTTGCCATTTTGTAGCGGACAATTACGGCGAGGACAAGCTTCAAGTCATTTTCGACAATTGGTGGAAGACCAAGACATTCAGGCAGGTGTTCAAGCTTACCGTCGGGAAGTCGCTCGAAGAAGTCGGCGCTGAGTGGGTGTATCACCTGAAGAAGAAATACTTTCCCGAGCTCAAGGACAGTGATCTGCCTGAGCGGGTTTCGACGCCTTTGGCGGAGAAGCTGTTCGCAGTGAAGCCGCTGCCGCTGAATATTACCTATCGCGGCGCTTCCGACTGGATTGCTTACAAAGCGAATAAACTGGGATACTCGGGGCTGTACATGCGGTCGCCGTCGACGGATCAGGAAGTGACTTTGGTGAAGGGGGAACGTTCGCCGGCATTTGAATCGCTGCATTTGCTGCAATCGAAGATTTCCGGGACGGATGACGGGCGGATCGTGTTTGTTTCGAAGCGATATGAACGCGATGTGCTATACGTCTATAATGTCTTTGAAGAGAAAATCACCGAGACGTTTGAATTTCCGAAACTGTATCAACTTCTCTCGCCGACTTGGTCGCAAGATGGAAAGAGTATCGTGTTTTCCGGCGCATCGACCCGGGGATATCACGACTTGTACTTGTTTTCGGTAGTGGATTCCTCGTTGAAACGGCTGACGGATGATATCTACTTCGATACCGAGCCGGTCATCGATCTGGACGGCAGTATCGTGTTTTCGTCGGACCGCTGCAGTTTTGGTTACGCCGGTTTCAGCAATCTCTTCCGACTGTCCCTTGCTGATTCAACGATCACGCCTTTGACGTATGGACGATTTAACGATCGCGCGCCATTCATTTCTGAAGAGGGAATACTGTTCTCATCTGATCGTGTTGGCGTGACGAATACATATCTGCTCAAGCGCGGCGGGGGGCTTCACCGCGTGAGCAATTTTGCGACGGGTGCGTTTGATCCGTGCCTTCATGATGGAAAGCTGGTGTTCTCTGGTTACCAGCGATTTGGATTCAATCTCTTTTCACTTCCTCTGGACACGACGGACTTAGAGGAAGTTCAGGTCGAAGAACCGCAATACACACTTTGGAGTCCTACGCGATTAGGCGGCGACGAAGAAGAAGGCGTGGTCGACTATGCCAACGAGTTCTCATTCGATATCGCGCAGTCGGCCATTTCATACGATGCGGTGTTTGGAACGATCGGTGGGTTCCAGGCAGTGTTCTCGGATATGCTTGGTAATCAGATGTACTATGTATTGCTGTCAAATTCGGCGAGCGAGAAGAGCGAGTTGCTGGAATCGTTTAATGTCGGGGTGACATACATCAACAAGAGTCATCGGATTAACTATGGAATCGGCGCTTACCACTTGTATGACGAACATTTCGATGACTATGAGGGGTATTATTCAGAGCGACAAAGTGGTGTTCAGGGGTTGGTTTCTTATCCAATATCGAAGTTCTCGCGCGTCGAGACCTCGATGTTTGCGCGGCACTCTTTCAAGAAGCGGCCGCTGTTCCAGGATGAGCGACACGCAATACTTGCGACTAACTATGCTTCAATCATTCATGACAATTCGCTCTGGGATATTTCGGGACCGTTGGACGGAATCCGCGCCAATGCGACAGTCGGATTGACGACGGACTTTTACTCAGGACGTATTTTCAATCGACTGGCGTTTGTGGATTTGCGGAACTATCTGCGAATCCGCAAGTATTCGGCGTTTGCGACCCGCGCTTTCGGGTTTATATCTTCCGGTGAAGAGCCGCAGAGGATTTATCTTGGCGGCAGCTGGTCGCTGCGCGGATATGATCGAAGGGAATTCTACGCTCGCAAGGTACTGCTTTTCTCCAACGAATTGCGCTTCCCATTGATCGATAATTTGTTCATCGGGTTTCCATTTGGACCAGTCGGATTCCAAGCAATTCGCGGGGCGCTGTTCTTTGATGCAGGGTCTGCCTGGAATGACGATTTTGATCGATTCTATGGGTCATTCGGATTTGGAGCGCGTGTAGCGCTGGGCTACATGGCGGTGCTGAGGTTTGACTTTTCGAAAAAGACAGACTTTCAGAAGCTGGAACCGGGGATGAAATTCGATTTCTTCTTTGGATGGAATTTCTAA
- a CDS encoding CpsD/CapB family tyrosine-protein kinase, which produces MAIDRRRPIFDYYHPESVVGTEFRRLLHNITRPVNGVSKRSFLITSAMLSEGKSTISSYLAITAASYKKRKTILIDADLRRPTIHKIFNVPLERGITDLIDGKVSAEEAFKQTPIPDLSILTAGTLKHNPTELFESDAVKTAIEKVKFYFDLVFVDCAPIIPVSDPVVLAPDMDGILLVVKAGATQKEVIRRAVDIIAKTDANIVGVVLNNQSGVLPYHYNYQYYGYHYATKNQ; this is translated from the coding sequence ATGGCAATCGACCGGCGTCGTCCGATATTTGATTATTACCACCCTGAGTCCGTCGTGGGGACAGAATTTCGCCGGTTATTGCATAATATTACGAGACCGGTCAACGGTGTTTCGAAGCGTTCGTTTTTGATTACCTCGGCGATGTTGTCGGAAGGGAAGTCGACGATTTCGTCATATCTGGCGATAACGGCGGCGTCTTACAAGAAGCGGAAGACGATTCTGATTGACGCTGACTTGCGCCGTCCGACGATTCACAAGATTTTCAATGTACCGCTTGAACGCGGCATAACCGATCTTATTGACGGTAAGGTTTCCGCTGAAGAGGCGTTCAAGCAGACGCCGATTCCAGACTTGTCGATTCTAACGGCGGGCACGCTGAAGCATAATCCGACGGAGCTTTTTGAGAGCGACGCGGTGAAGACTGCTATCGAAAAAGTCAAATTTTACTTCGACCTTGTCTTTGTTGATTGTGCGCCGATTATACCGGTTTCAGACCCGGTTGTCTTGGCGCCCGACATGGACGGCATACTTCTTGTTGTTAAGGCAGGCGCGACACAGAAAGAAGTTATTCGACGAGCTGTCGATATAATAGCTAAGACCGACGCGAATATCGTCGGTGTCGTGTTAAACAATCAGTCGGGCGTATTGCCGTATCACTACAACTATCAGTACTACGGCTATCATTACGCCACTAAGAACCAGTAG